From Amaranthus tricolor cultivar Red isolate AtriRed21 chromosome 4, ASM2621246v1, whole genome shotgun sequence:
GCTAGGGCGTGGGATCATGTTAATGATATAGTGATTGGATGGATCATAAATTCTGTGGATGACAATATAGCCAAGAGCATTCTTTGGTTAAAAACAGCCAAAGAAGTTTGGGATGAATTAGAGCATCGTTATGGTCAGTCTTCATCGGCACAACTATTTCATATTGTGGAAGAATTGAGTAAAGTGTCACAAACAGGTGATATGAGTATAGAAGAATTTTACACAAAATTGAAGGGAATTTGGGATGAATTGGATGCCCTTAATCCAATTGTGTCTTGTTCTTGTGATGGGTGTAACTGCAAATTTATCACAAAAGGCTAATCAAAGCCAACAAAGTAGGAGGTTTAGTTCAATTCTTGATGAAATTGAACCACAAATACCACCAAACAAGAAGCAATATTTTGATGATGAAACCAACTACTACTGCTGCAGAGGCATATGGTATTTTACTCCAAGAACAGGTTCATCAAGACATATGCAAAAATGTCTTTAATGATGAACAAGAAACCATGGTTTGTAGGGTTGAGAAGAGAAAATTTTATGATAACAGAAACAAAGGCAACACAATAGGAAAAAGAGCCAATAATAGCTTTTACTGTGAGCATTGCAAGATTCCAGGGCATACTCAAGACAGGTGTTGGAAACTTCATGGTTACCTACCTAAACTCAAGAACAAATCTTGGAAAAAGGATAGTAAAGTAGCTTCGAATGTTGCTACTCTTGATTACACCCACACAGAAAGTAACATTGCTACTGGGTAGAACAAACTCACTAATGAACAAATAGGACAACTTCTAAGCCTACTGAATAAGCAAAATAATGACGCTAAAGAACCTtacataaacaacacaacataTTTGGCAGGTAACCCTTGttccaataaaaaaaatgtgtgatATGGATTATTAATAGTGGTGCTTCAGACAACATTTGTTCTAATCTAGATTGCTTTGTTGATTGCATAAAGGTTGAAGGACAACCTCATTGGGTTACCATACTCGATGGGACTCAAGTTAAGGTTGAAATACTAGGCACAGTTAAGCTATGCAATGGCTTAACCCTAAAGAATGTTTTATATGTTCCAAATTTTTGCTTCAATCTTAAATCTATTAGCAAGCTTATTAAAGATTTGAATTGCTGTGTGTTTTCTGATACTAATGGATGCTTTATTCAAGGGTCTTTGATGAGGAAACATTTTCATCTTGGTAAGGCTGAACATGGCCTATATTTCCTCCAAGATCAATGCAAAAATGCAAAGACACAAGCATTTCAATGGATTTTATCAAGAATAACAATAAGGTTGACCCAACTGTGAGTGTAGTCAGAAATAAAAGACAACAAGCAAAGATAGTTGCTGTTGATGTTGTAGATAATACAAATCTTTGTACAGATGCTAAACTGTGGCATCTCAGGAAGGGGCACCTCCCCTTTAAACAATTGTACTTGTTGTTTCCAGAATTAAAAGCTAAAGTTGTTTATAATGATCTCTTTTGTACAATTTGTCCACTAGCCAAGAAGGCTAGGGATCCTTTTATTAAAAGTGAAATAAATTCCATTGAACCTTTTCAACTTTTGCATATTGACATATAGGGGCCATTAAGGCACCTATCAAGAATaagatgtgcaaattttattaccattgtGGATAATTTTTCAAGATTCACTTGGGTGATTTTCATTAAAGAAAAATCTGAATTCCTTATGCACTTCAAAAATTTTTGTGCTCTCATTCTCACACaatttaataagaaaattaagTGTGTAAGGGCAGATAATCCTAAGGAACTCTCCAAGGGAGACACCATgaaaaattatcaagaaaaGGGCATTGAAGTCCAAACATCTTGTGTTGTCACCCCTCAACAAAATGGGTTGTGAAACGTAAGCATAGACACTTATTAGAAGTCACAAGGGCATTGTTATATCAATCTAAGCTACCTATTCATTTTTGGTCTAATTGCTTGATGTGTGCAGTACACTTCATAAGTAGGATGCCTTTGTATgctttaaacaaaaaaattcctTATGAATTAATGTATGGGAATAAACTCAAATATGAATTTCTTAAGGCCTTTGGATGCCTATGCTTTGCTTCTACTATCAACAAGCACAGAACTAAGATTGACCCTAGAGCATCTGCTTGTATTTTCCTTGGATATGCTCCAACATAAAAGAGATATAAGGTATACAACTTGCACACCAAATCTATTTTTGTGTCAAGAGATGTGAAGTTctttaaaagatttttcccttTCCAAATTAAAAGGGATCCTACTTC
This genomic window contains:
- the LOC130810890 gene encoding uncharacterized protein LOC130810890 yields the protein MARFQLTTTCNSAVQMLTEGLIGCRHIMGKTEKHQDPTMNPSSVYYLHPTDTSLKLVTNTFKGVGKNKIGFVDGTVTKSATSSSQARAWDHVNDIVIGWIINSVDDNIAKSILWLKTAKEVWDELEHRYGQSSSAQLFHIVEELSKVSQTGDMSIEEFYTKLKGIWDELDALNPIVSCSCDGCNCKFITKG